In one window of Candidatus Palauibacter scopulicola DNA:
- a CDS encoding class I SAM-dependent methyltransferase — translation MNGNYWDTLAPHHWRLENNYLDVSSLGRIVGDIRQPVLIIGAGQGLIVEELRRQGLRCDGIDLSARMLEYARSRRGLTLVRANATSMPFVDGAYETVILATGVIDFMADLRDIEAVMREANRIVSGTGNVFVAFYRFSAAQERFLTSLGLLREDTLHMRSSLTLHRLGFGATVAWVAKMAGVSTFQAVLLCIRTGLESTKQERAAALAMRRLVAQSGDPDAFIEAAPETQPYRDKSAIARLLDSMSMRIDDWQASSSCHLVRVSQQGV, via the coding sequence ATGAATGGGAACTACTGGGACACGCTGGCGCCGCATCATTGGCGCCTCGAGAACAACTACCTGGACGTGTCGAGCCTGGGTCGGATTGTCGGTGACATTCGCCAACCCGTTCTGATCATCGGTGCCGGGCAAGGGCTGATTGTCGAGGAGCTGCGGCGTCAGGGGCTACGCTGCGACGGCATCGATCTGAGCGCCAGGATGCTGGAGTACGCCAGGTCGCGAAGAGGTCTCACCCTTGTGCGCGCGAACGCGACCTCGATGCCGTTCGTCGATGGGGCCTATGAGACGGTCATCCTCGCGACCGGCGTCATCGACTTCATGGCCGATCTGCGGGACATCGAGGCGGTCATGCGCGAAGCGAACCGGATCGTTTCCGGGACGGGCAACGTCTTCGTCGCGTTCTACAGATTCAGTGCGGCCCAGGAGCGCTTCCTGACCTCGCTCGGACTCCTGCGCGAGGACACACTGCACATGCGGTCGTCATTGACGCTGCATCGCCTCGGCTTCGGCGCGACGGTGGCGTGGGTCGCGAAGATGGCCGGGGTCAGCACGTTCCAGGCCGTCCTGCTGTGCATCCGCACGGGCCTTGAATCGACGAAACAGGAACGCGCGGCCGCCCTCGCGATGCGGCGGCTGGTCGCTCAGTCCGGGGACCCCGATGCTTTCATCGAGGCGGCGCCGGAGACCCAACCGTACCGCGACAAGTCGGCGATCGCCCGTCTGCTCGACAGCATGTCGATGCGAATCGACGACTGGCAGGCATCAAGCAGCTGCCATCTGGTGCGGGTGTCGCAGCAAGGAGTTTGA
- a CDS encoding DUF3667 domain-containing protein produces the protein MTAVTPAGARTCPNCGRDRPESFCAHCGQSDRDYARALRSVAGEFVRETFEVDSRLFRTLKLLMFRPGSLTREFSRNRRAGFVSPVRLYIFASFIFFLLLSLRGDFGEAAVADFGEAAVADSGEVAVADSGEVVVTGASEEDPENVADQLPTEERLAAFMAALPPEQRRKADDILARPEGNSRQALLTLAQAGNLEERHWTLRFFVLAIVDIVHDPSIMPRRFLANMPIAMFCLLPFLGLILAVFHFRKKRFYVEHLVFAIHVQTFTFLIYAVALLLPDSGPGLWVRVGCLLVPYPYFVVALRRYYENGWVLSVVKSVGVYVLYSMALIPASILSILVTG, from the coding sequence GTGACGGCCGTGACACCCGCGGGGGCGCGCACCTGCCCGAACTGCGGGCGCGACCGGCCGGAGAGCTTCTGCGCCCACTGCGGGCAGAGCGACCGGGACTATGCCCGCGCGCTGCGGTCCGTGGCCGGCGAGTTCGTGCGGGAGACGTTCGAGGTGGATTCCCGGCTCTTCCGCACGCTGAAGCTTCTCATGTTCCGGCCCGGAAGCCTCACCCGGGAGTTCTCGCGCAACCGCCGCGCCGGCTTCGTGTCGCCCGTCCGGCTCTACATCTTCGCCAGCTTCATCTTCTTCCTCCTGCTGTCGCTGCGGGGAGACTTCGGCGAAGCGGCCGTGGCGGACTTCGGCGAAGCGGCCGTGGCGGACTCCGGCGAAGTGGCCGTGGCGGACTCCGGCGAAGTGGTCGTGACAGGCGCCTCCGAGGAGGACCCGGAAAACGTCGCAGACCAGCTCCCGACGGAAGAGCGCCTCGCGGCCTTCATGGCGGCGCTACCCCCGGAGCAACGGAGGAAGGCCGACGACATTCTCGCGCGGCCGGAAGGCAATTCCCGGCAAGCTCTTCTTACCCTGGCCCAGGCGGGGAACCTCGAGGAGCGGCACTGGACCCTGAGGTTCTTCGTGCTGGCGATCGTCGACATCGTTCACGATCCCTCGATCATGCCCCGGCGTTTCCTCGCGAACATGCCGATCGCGATGTTCTGCCTGCTTCCGTTCCTCGGGCTGATCCTCGCCGTCTTTCATTTTCGGAAGAAGCGCTTCTACGTAGAGCACCTGGTCTTCGCCATCCATGTCCAGACGTTCACGTTTCTCATCTACGCGGTCGCCCTTCTGCTCCCCGACTCGGGGCCCGGGCTCTGGGTCCGCGTGGGTTGTCTGCTGGTTCCCTACCCCTATTTCGTCGTTGCTCTCCGACGCTACTACGAGAACGGGTGGGTCCTGTCCGTGGTGAAGTCGGTCGGGGTGTACGTGCTCTACTCGATGGCGCTGATCCCCGCGTCCATTCTCTCAATCCTCGTGACCGGCTAG
- a CDS encoding YqiA/YcfP family alpha/beta fold hydrolase, producing MTWTLASRFRTLATLAALAALGGLSFVLPSAASAQERPLVTPDDYGRWERLGGVEFSPLGDWIAYEVTRVDETSELRVRRIEEDEGDEEDSVRVFPWGSDPRFSPDGRWLAWTIGLPPEERERLAESDEPVREQASVMDLETGEVSEFDAVSEGRFDASGRYVALRGYSPEEPAGKGADLRIVTLATGVETSFGNVSEMAWSPGGSLLALAIATGADVGNGVQVYDADAGILRSADASGSAYRSLRWRDDSADLAALRSREAASEDGTAYDVLAWRGLDRGVETMVLGADAPGIPETLEAVRHRAPAWSDDGRMISLGLRPTEPEAGDDADESDDADAGDDAEPDLPGLQIWHTRDVRLFPEQRVSENRDAARSLLAVWHLDDDRVVVLGSDLMAGAQLLGGWEYALEDISEPYPWGAKFGRPYHDVWAIDADTGERRRLLTRVRYEWPSAGGDWLLSWDGSAYHSLHLATGERHDMTSDLAAEFADTGYDTPTDVIPPHGFGPGGWLDGDQAVLLYDEHDLWRVAPDGSGGERLTRGAETGIVHRLTRVTDDNAPGNAPGNAPGIDPDSRPYLSLHNDGTEQRGYARFAAGWASASGGNPAETPVAESLILEDAFLAGLTRADSADVLFYRAERFDDPPDYFVAGPDLADPVRVTAINPFFDEVAWGRAELVDFTSESGRDLQFVLLLPANHEEGRAVPTIVYTYEILSPQMHFFRVPSERDYYNYTVWNQHGYAVLLPDIVYRARDPGVSALESVRAAVAKAVEMGVTDPDAVGLIGHSWGGYQATFLPTRTDIFAASVAGAPLTDFVSFMGQLHWNPGIAEVSHWETGQARMEVPFWEDPEAHRRNSPIHEVQNMETPLLMAFGDEDGVVDWDQGTEFFNFARRAEKQMVLLVYEGEDHGFREEANQKDYHRRILEWFGHYLKGEPAPAWITEGVALDALEAEKKRVAGKP from the coding sequence ATGACTTGGACCCTCGCCTCCCGTTTCCGGACGCTTGCGACGCTCGCCGCGCTCGCCGCGCTGGGCGGTCTCTCGTTCGTCCTTCCGTCCGCCGCTTCCGCCCAGGAGCGGCCGCTCGTCACGCCGGACGACTATGGCCGCTGGGAGCGGCTGGGCGGGGTCGAGTTTTCGCCGCTGGGCGACTGGATCGCCTACGAGGTCACGCGGGTGGATGAGACGTCGGAACTCCGCGTGCGCAGGATCGAAGAGGATGAAGGGGATGAAGAGGACTCGGTCCGCGTCTTCCCGTGGGGGTCGGATCCCCGGTTCTCCCCCGACGGGCGCTGGCTCGCCTGGACCATCGGGCTGCCGCCGGAGGAACGGGAGCGGCTGGCGGAGAGCGACGAGCCGGTCCGCGAGCAGGCCTCCGTCATGGATCTGGAGACGGGAGAGGTCAGCGAGTTCGACGCGGTCTCCGAAGGGCGCTTCGACGCCTCCGGGCGATATGTGGCGTTGCGCGGCTATTCGCCGGAAGAGCCTGCGGGCAAGGGCGCCGACCTTCGCATCGTCACGCTGGCGACGGGGGTGGAGACCTCCTTCGGGAACGTGAGCGAGATGGCCTGGAGTCCGGGCGGATCCCTGCTGGCGCTCGCCATCGCGACGGGGGCCGATGTGGGCAACGGCGTGCAGGTGTATGACGCCGATGCCGGGATCCTGCGCTCGGCCGACGCGTCAGGTTCCGCCTACCGGAGCCTCCGCTGGCGGGACGATTCGGCGGATCTGGCCGCCCTCCGCTCCCGCGAAGCGGCCTCCGAGGACGGCACGGCCTACGACGTGCTGGCGTGGCGCGGCTTGGACCGGGGGGTCGAGACGATGGTCCTCGGCGCGGACGCGCCCGGCATCCCGGAGACGCTCGAGGCCGTCCGGCACCGGGCCCCCGCCTGGTCGGATGACGGCCGCATGATCTCCCTGGGGCTCCGGCCGACCGAGCCGGAAGCGGGCGACGACGCCGACGAGAGCGACGATGCCGACGCGGGCGACGATGCCGAGCCGGACCTGCCCGGCCTGCAGATCTGGCACACGCGCGACGTTCGCCTCTTCCCGGAGCAGCGGGTCTCGGAGAACCGCGACGCGGCGCGGTCGCTGCTCGCGGTCTGGCACCTCGACGACGACCGCGTGGTCGTCCTCGGGTCCGACCTCATGGCCGGGGCGCAACTCCTGGGAGGCTGGGAGTACGCCCTGGAGGACATCAGCGAACCCTACCCGTGGGGCGCGAAGTTCGGCCGTCCGTACCACGACGTGTGGGCGATCGACGCGGACACCGGCGAGCGCCGCCGCCTCCTGACCCGCGTGCGCTACGAGTGGCCGAGCGCGGGCGGCGACTGGCTGCTCTCGTGGGACGGCTCGGCCTACCACAGCCTCCACCTCGCCACGGGCGAACGGCATGACATGACGTCGGACTTGGCCGCCGAGTTCGCGGACACCGGCTACGACACGCCCACCGACGTCATTCCCCCGCACGGTTTCGGTCCCGGCGGCTGGCTCGACGGCGACCAGGCCGTCCTGCTCTACGACGAGCACGACCTCTGGCGCGTCGCGCCCGACGGCTCGGGAGGCGAGCGGCTGACGCGCGGGGCCGAGACGGGGATCGTCCACCGGCTGACCCGCGTCACCGATGACAACGCGCCCGGCAACGCGCCCGGCAACGCGCCCGGCATCGACCCCGACTCGCGCCCCTACCTCTCCCTCCACAACGACGGGACGGAGCAGCGCGGCTACGCCCGCTTCGCCGCCGGCTGGGCCAGCGCGAGCGGCGGGAATCCGGCCGAGACCCCTGTGGCGGAGAGCCTGATCCTGGAGGACGCGTTCCTGGCCGGCCTCACCCGCGCCGACAGCGCCGACGTGCTGTTCTACCGCGCCGAGCGCTTCGACGACCCGCCGGACTACTTCGTCGCGGGCCCGGACCTCGCCGACCCCGTCCGGGTGACGGCGATCAATCCCTTCTTCGACGAGGTGGCGTGGGGCCGGGCGGAACTCGTCGACTTCACGAGCGAGTCGGGCCGCGACCTCCAGTTCGTCCTCCTCCTCCCCGCGAACCACGAGGAGGGCCGCGCCGTCCCCACGATAGTGTACACGTACGAGATCCTCTCGCCGCAGATGCACTTTTTCCGCGTCCCCAGCGAGCGGGACTACTACAACTACACGGTCTGGAATCAGCACGGGTACGCGGTGCTGCTGCCGGACATCGTCTACCGGGCGCGCGATCCGGGCGTGAGCGCGCTGGAGTCCGTGCGCGCGGCGGTGGCGAAGGCGGTCGAGATGGGGGTGACGGACCCGGACGCGGTCGGCCTCATCGGGCACTCGTGGGGCGGCTACCAGGCCACCTTCCTGCCCACGCGCACCGACATCTTCGCGGCGTCCGTGGCGGGCGCGCCGCTCACCGACTTCGTGAGCTTCATGGGCCAGTTGCACTGGAACCCGGGCATCGCCGAGGTGAGCCACTGGGAGACCGGCCAGGCCCGCATGGAGGTGCCGTTCTGGGAGGATCCCGAGGCGCACCGGCGGAATTCGCCCATCCACGAGGTGCAGAACATGGAGACGCCGCTGCTGATGGCGTTCGGCGACGAGGACGGCGTGGTGGACTGGGACCAGGGGACCGAGTTCTTCAACTTCGCCCGCAGGGCCGAGAAACAGATGGTGCTCCTGGTCTATGAGGGCGAGGACCACGGGTTCCGCGAGGAGGCGAATCAGAAGGACTACCACCGGCGCATCCTCGAATGGTTCGGGCACTACCTGAAGGGCGAGCCCGCCCCCGCGTGGATCACGGAAGGGGTGGCGCTCGACGCGCTGGAGGCGGAGAAGAAGCGCGTGGCCGGGAAGCCGTGA
- a CDS encoding acetylornithine deacetylase/succinyl-diaminopimelate desuccinylase family protein, translated as MHPASPPTALRQADRVLAEVEAARDEIVAFTAEMIRIPTVNPPGDCYRECAEFIGRRLETAGLAVEYVEAEGRPEHTAAHPRVNAVGRGDAGPGRPRLHLNGHFDVVPPGEEWTVDPFAGTVRDGRIYGRGASDMKSGIAAAVFAVEALRRAGVELDGAVDISATVDEESGGFAGVAHLCEAGIISSDDTRYAIIPEPFGPARVCLGHRGVYWFDVVAHGHAAHGSMSHLGRSAIDDMGTLLEAFRTRLAPTLAARLSALPVVPAPSRRPSLNVNAITGGQAGEATQSPCVADRCVATFDRRFIPEESFEEVRAEIERLVASVESDDPDRRFTIEERMVVHPTSAPPGSPLVAALSRAVETAVGRPPELVASPGTYDQKHFARIAGIEHCVAYGPGPLEEAHQPDESCAIDDLVACTQALALTALELLGPA; from the coding sequence ATGCACCCTGCCAGCCCGCCGACCGCCCTTCGCCAGGCGGACCGCGTCCTCGCCGAAGTGGAGGCCGCGCGCGACGAGATCGTGGCCTTCACGGCGGAGATGATCCGGATCCCCACCGTGAATCCCCCGGGGGATTGCTACCGGGAGTGCGCCGAATTCATCGGTCGGCGGCTGGAGACGGCGGGCCTGGCGGTCGAGTACGTGGAGGCGGAGGGGCGCCCGGAGCACACCGCCGCGCACCCGCGGGTGAACGCCGTGGGGCGGGGGGACGCCGGCCCGGGACGCCCGCGGCTGCACCTGAACGGCCACTTCGACGTGGTCCCGCCGGGCGAGGAATGGACGGTCGACCCGTTCGCGGGCACGGTGCGCGACGGGCGCATCTACGGGCGGGGCGCGTCGGATATGAAATCCGGGATCGCCGCCGCGGTGTTCGCGGTCGAGGCGCTGCGGCGGGCCGGGGTCGAACTCGACGGCGCCGTGGACATCAGCGCCACCGTCGACGAGGAGAGCGGCGGCTTCGCCGGCGTCGCGCACCTGTGCGAGGCGGGGATCATCTCGAGCGACGACACCCGGTACGCGATCATCCCCGAGCCCTTCGGACCCGCGCGCGTCTGCCTGGGGCACCGGGGCGTCTACTGGTTCGACGTCGTTGCGCACGGCCACGCGGCCCACGGCAGCATGAGCCACCTCGGCCGCAGCGCCATCGACGACATGGGCACCCTGCTGGAAGCCTTCCGCACCCGGCTCGCCCCCACGCTCGCGGCGCGGCTTTCCGCGCTGCCCGTCGTGCCGGCGCCCTCCCGGCGTCCCTCGCTCAACGTGAACGCGATCACCGGCGGCCAGGCCGGCGAAGCGACCCAGTCGCCCTGCGTGGCCGACCGCTGCGTGGCCACCTTCGACCGCCGTTTCATCCCCGAGGAATCCTTCGAGGAGGTGCGCGCCGAGATCGAGCGCCTGGTCGCGTCGGTGGAGAGCGACGACCCGGACCGCCGATTCACCATCGAGGAGCGCATGGTCGTGCACCCGACCTCCGCCCCGCCCGGTTCACCGCTCGTGGCCGCCCTCTCCCGCGCGGTGGAAACGGCCGTCGGCCGTCCCCCGGAACTCGTGGCGAGCCCCGGCACCTACGACCAGAAGCACTTCGCCCGCATCGCCGGCATCGAGCACTGCGTCGCCTACGGCCCCGGCCCCCTCGAGGAGGCCCACCAGCCCGACGAGTCCTGCGCGATCGACGACCTCGTCGCGTGCACGCAGGCCCTCGCGCTCACGGCCCTCGAACTGCTCGGCCCGGCGTAG
- a CDS encoding type II toxin-antitoxin system VapC family toxin, protein MFVIDTNVASELMRTEPTAAVAAWIAEHDAQDMYLTAVSEAELLYGVAILPAGRRRNALEAAMTRWLNLGFRERILPFDSAAARAYAEIAAERRHAGRPIGEADCQIAAISRARGAALVTRNVRDFDGTGLNVIDPWSG, encoded by the coding sequence GTGTTCGTAATAGACACGAATGTCGCGTCGGAACTGATGCGCACTGAACCGACGGCGGCAGTAGCGGCATGGATTGCTGAGCACGATGCGCAGGACATGTACCTGACGGCGGTCAGCGAAGCGGAACTGCTCTACGGTGTCGCGATCCTGCCGGCCGGCAGGCGGCGGAACGCGCTCGAAGCTGCCATGACCCGCTGGCTCAATCTTGGCTTCAGAGAGCGTATCCTCCCGTTCGACAGCGCTGCCGCCCGAGCCTACGCGGAGATCGCCGCCGAACGCCGCCACGCGGGCCGACCCATCGGCGAGGCCGACTGCCAGATCGCCGCCATATCCCGCGCACGCGGAGCCGCTCTGGTCACGCGCAACGTGAGGGACTTCGACGGTACGGGACTAAACGTGATCGATCCCTGGTCGGGATAA